The Aquila chrysaetos chrysaetos chromosome 16, bAquChr1.4, whole genome shotgun sequence genome has a segment encoding these proteins:
- the LOC115351834 gene encoding LOW QUALITY PROTEIN: gap junction beta-5 protein-like (The sequence of the model RefSeq protein was modified relative to this genomic sequence to represent the inferred CDS: deleted 1 base in 1 codon), with the protein MNWGVFEGLLSGVNKYSTAFGRIWLSVVFIFRLLVYVVAAERVWSDDHKDFDCNTRQPGCTNVCYDHFFPVSHIRLWALQLILVTCPSLLVIMHVAYREAKEQRHRAAGGDDGRCIYPNPGKKRGGLWWTYLLSLIFKAGVDVVFLYIFYHLYRNYTLPRLVKCELPPCPNTVDCFISRPTEKNIFTLFMVVTACVCVMLSLVEAAYLIGKRCRECLLAGSGDSHQHGQDCALSHTEPVGMAGQVFHGVDYKPPTVSIPATASSPGTLSEEEALP; encoded by the exons ATGAACTGGGGGGTGTTCGAAGGGCTCCTCAGTGGGGTCAACAAGTACTCCACAGCCTTCGGCCGCATCTGGCTCTCCGTGGTCTTCATCTTCCGCCTGCTGGTCTACGTGGTGGCGGCCGAGCGGGTCTGGAGCGACGACCACAAGGACTTTGACTGCAACACGCGGCAGCCGGGCTGCACCAACGTCTGCTACGACCACTTCTTCCCCGTCTCCCACATTCGCCTCTGGGCCCTGCAGCTCATCCTGGTGACCTGTCCGTCCCTCCTGGTCATCATGCACGTGGCCTACCGGGAGGCCAAGGAGCAGAGGCACCGTGCCGCCGGCGGGGATGACGGCCGCTGCATctaccccaaccccggcaaGAAGCGGGGGGGGCTGTGGTGGACCTACCTGCTCAGCCTCATCTTCAAGGCTGGCGTGGACGTGGTCTTCCTCTACATCTTCTACCACTTGTACAGGAACTACACCCTGCCCCGGCTGGTGAAGTGtgagctgcctccctgccccaacACGGTGGACTGCTTCATCTCCCGGCCCACCGAGAAGAACATCTTCACCCTCTTCATGGTGGTCACTGCCTGCGTCTGTGTCATGCTGAGCCTCGTCGAGGCCGCCTACCTGATCGGCAAGCGGTGCCGCGAGTGCCTCCTGGCCGGCAGCGGGGACAGCCATCAGCACGGCCAGGACTGCGCGCTCTCC CACACCGAGCCCGTGGGCATGGCGGGGCAGGTTTTCCACGGGGTGGACTACAAACCTCCCACGGTCTCCATCCCCGCCACGGCCTCCAGCCCCGGCACGCTGTCCGAGGAGGAGGCTCTTCCCTAG
- the GJB3 gene encoding gap junction beta-3 protein isoform X1, translating to MDWKTLQALLSGVNKYSTAFGRIWLSVVFVFRVLVYVVAAERVWGDEQKDFDCNTRQPGCTNVCYDHFFPISHIRLWALQLIFVTCPSLLVIMHVAYREDREKKNREKNGENCPKLYSNTGKKHGGLWWTYLLSLFFKLIIEILFLYLLHKMWDSFDLPRLVKCSNVEPCPNTVDCYIARPTEKRVFTYFMVGASSICIVLTVCEIFYLIFKRVVRSTRKWKNSTKRSVSYSKASTCQCHLKTEKDKSQTRCVAALRASAPNLSAV from the coding sequence ATGGATTGGAAAACGCTGCAGGCGCTGCTCAGTGGGGTCAACAAGTACTCCACAGCCTTCGGCCGCATCTGGCTCTCTGTGGTCTTTGTCTTCCGCGTGCTGGTCTACGTGGTGGCGGCGGAGCGTGTGTGGGGAGATGAGCAGAAAGATTTTGACTGCAACACACGGCAGCCAGGCTGCACCAACGTCTGCTACGACCACTTCTTCCCCATCTCCCACATTCGCCTCTGGGCCCTACAGCTGATCTTTGTCACTTGCCCTTCCCTCCTGGTCATCATGCATGTGGCCTACCGGGAGGACCGCGAAAAGAAGAATCGGGAGAAGAACGGGGAGAATTGCCCTAAGCTCTACAGCAACACGGGCAAGAAGCATGGTGGGCTGTGGTGGACCTACCTGCTCAGTCTCTTCTTCAAGCTTATCATAGAGATCCTGTTCCTCTACCTCCTCCACAAGATGTGGGACAGCTTCGACTTGCCAAGGCTGGTCAAGTGCTCCAACGTGGAGCCCTGCCCCAACACTGTAGACTGCTACATCGCTCGGCCAACCGAGAAAAGAGTCTTCACCTATTTCATGGTCGGAGCCTCCTCCATCTGCATCGTCCTCACCGTCTGTGAGATCTTCTACCTCATCTTCAAGCGGGTTGTGCGGAGCACGCGGAAGTGGAAGAACTCCACCAAGCGCTCCGTCAGCTACAGCAAGGCCTCCACCTGCCAGTGCCACCTCAAGACGGAGAAGGACAAGTCCCAGACTAGGTGTGTGGCAGCTCTGCGGGCCTCGGCTCCCAATCTGAGCGCAGTCTga
- the GJB3 gene encoding gap junction beta-3 protein isoform X2 has product MDWKTLQALLSGVNKYSTAFGRIWLSVVFVFRVLVYVVAAERVWGDEQKDFDCNTRQPGCTNVCYDHFFPISHIRLWALQLIFVTCPSLLVIMHVAYREDREKKNREKNGENCPKLYSNTGKKHGGLWWTYLLSLFFKLIIEILFLYLLHKMWDSFDLPRLVKCSNVEPCPNTVDCYIARPTEKRVFTYFMVGASSICIVLTVCEIFYLIFKRVVRSTRKWKNSTKRSVSYSKASTCQCHLKTEKDKSQTRGEEL; this is encoded by the exons ATGGATTGGAAAACGCTGCAGGCGCTGCTCAGTGGGGTCAACAAGTACTCCACAGCCTTCGGCCGCATCTGGCTCTCTGTGGTCTTTGTCTTCCGCGTGCTGGTCTACGTGGTGGCGGCGGAGCGTGTGTGGGGAGATGAGCAGAAAGATTTTGACTGCAACACACGGCAGCCAGGCTGCACCAACGTCTGCTACGACCACTTCTTCCCCATCTCCCACATTCGCCTCTGGGCCCTACAGCTGATCTTTGTCACTTGCCCTTCCCTCCTGGTCATCATGCATGTGGCCTACCGGGAGGACCGCGAAAAGAAGAATCGGGAGAAGAACGGGGAGAATTGCCCTAAGCTCTACAGCAACACGGGCAAGAAGCATGGTGGGCTGTGGTGGACCTACCTGCTCAGTCTCTTCTTCAAGCTTATCATAGAGATCCTGTTCCTCTACCTCCTCCACAAGATGTGGGACAGCTTCGACTTGCCAAGGCTGGTCAAGTGCTCCAACGTGGAGCCCTGCCCCAACACTGTAGACTGCTACATCGCTCGGCCAACCGAGAAAAGAGTCTTCACCTATTTCATGGTCGGAGCCTCCTCCATCTGCATCGTCCTCACCGTCTGTGAGATCTTCTACCTCATCTTCAAGCGGGTTGTGCGGAGCACGCGGAAGTGGAAGAACTCCACCAAGCGCTCCGTCAGCTACAGCAAGGCCTCCACCTGCCAGTGCCACCTCAAGACGGAGAAGGACAAGTCCCAGACTAG AGGAGAGGAGCTGTGA